A window from Mya arenaria isolate MELC-2E11 chromosome 9, ASM2691426v1 encodes these proteins:
- the LOC128246172 gene encoding cholecystokinin receptor-like, with protein MEVPGVVTVMVMLSLFSICGTIGNSLVLYIYSHKKERSTAGIFIMSLAGTDLITCVFVMPFTEAVVFLNYMVRYDLACKIYMFFITCNVPFAAFIMVAIAIDMYFCICHPFLHVLNIFRAKVIVLCLLIVASTFGVITSLSYGVYSYELLVPDDEAPASTNVTMMYTESVNYGKNAAFIAGDHRVCTNCSMELLGKLHVYNNNNKTEAHAGYHLLYTGLCAPNYILTGPQFLNIYQRVYAGTYLLSFVVVFVLYGLIYRSIYKHRAKRSKRKRSSLYPSGIEFSNVESQFTAVTHVNPHSGRRSDPNLENGENDDVDAETHVELQPMRPKPRKGPRAISIKEKTLLANIRTAFMLFVVTVVFLVAFLPAWLMGLQAMEFNAVIFYIYFVYHTANPFIYAFMNKTFRDDLGKVLKCQSIPMVR; from the exons ATGGAAGTTCCGGGAGTAGTTACCGTTATGGTGATGCtatcactgttttctatatgcgGAACTATCGGAAATTCACTCGTTCTTTACATCTATTCACATAAGAAAGAAAGGTCGACCGCGGGAATTTTCATTATGAGCCTTGCAGGAACTGACCTTATCAcctgtgtatttgttatgcCGTTCACAGAGGCTGTAGTGTTCCTGAATTACATGGTGAGATATGACTTGGCCTGTAAAATTTACATGTTCTTTATCACATGCAATGTACCATTCGCCGCATTCATAATGGTGGCAATTGCGATTGACATGTATTTTTGTATCTGCCATCCATTTCTACATGTGCTCAATATATTTCGGGCAAAAGTTATCGTGTTATGCTTACTGATAGTTGCATCTACATTTGGAGTTATCACATCTCTGTCATACGGTGTTTACTCCTACGAACTGCTAGTGCCTGATGATGAAGCTCCTGCCAGCACAAATGTGACAATGATGTATACCGAAAGTGTAAACTATGGCAAAAATGCAGCATTTATTGCCGGTGACCACCGTGTTTGTACAAATTGCTCAATGGAATTATTAGGGAAGCTTCATgtatataacaacaacaacaaaacagaagCGCACGCTGGATATCACCTATTATATACAGGTCTATGCGCTCCAAACTATATTCTGACTGGCCCGCAGTTTCTGAATATCTATCAACGTGTGTACGCCGGGACATACCTGCTATCGTTTGTCGTAGTATTCGTCCTATATGGCCTAATTTACCGGTCAATATACAAGCACCGAGCGAAAAGAAGCAAGAGAAAACGTTCCAGTCTTTATCCGTCTGGC ATTGAGTTCTCAAATGTTGAAAGCCAATTTACAGCGGTGACACACGTTAATCCTCACAGTGGCCGACGGAGCGATCCAAATCTTGAAAATGGTGAAAATGACGACGTTGACGCCGAAACGCATGTAGAGCTGCAGCCAATGAGACCAAAGCCGAGAAAGGGACCGCGGGCAATATCAATCAAGGAGAAAACATTATTGGCCAATATAAGGACGGctttcatgttgtttgttgTAACCGTTGTTTTTCTTGTTGCATTTTTGCCTGCTTGGCTTATGGGTTTACAAGCAATGGAATTTAACGCCGTGattttctacatttattttgtatatcataCTGCAAATCCTTTCATTTACGCATTCATGAACAAGACTTTTAGAGACGACCTTGGAAAAGTTCTCAAGTGCCAGAGTATACCCATGGTTCGTTAA